A genomic window from Nitrospirota bacterium includes:
- a CDS encoding universal stress protein — MPKARTAKHAITTILVPTDFSEHSRPALSYAEMLAKTFDAKIVLVHVIDTVSFAVAESVQWTELYPRLAEKIQPMLDGLIRESERKGVSAVGRVTEGVPYDQIVKAAEAANADLIVIGTHGRTGMRHVLLGSVAERVVRLAPCPVLTVRK, encoded by the coding sequence ATGCCCAAGGCGAGAACGGCGAAGCACGCGATCACGACGATCCTGGTCCCAACCGATTTCTCTGAGCATTCCCGGCCCGCCCTGAGTTACGCCGAGATGTTGGCCAAGACGTTCGATGCCAAGATCGTCCTGGTTCATGTGATCGATACCGTAAGCTTCGCCGTAGCCGAATCGGTGCAGTGGACGGAGCTGTACCCGCGCTTGGCGGAGAAGATCCAGCCAATGCTCGACGGGCTGATCCGTGAGTCTGAGCGGAAGGGCGTTTCGGCCGTCGGTCGGGTGACCGAGGGCGTGCCCTATGACCAGATCGTCAAGGCCGCCGAGGCCGCCAACGCCGATCTCATCGTCATCGGCACCCATGGCCGAACCGGCATGCGTCATGTGCTGCTCGGAAGCGTGGCGGAACGAGTCGTTCGCCTGGCGCCGTGTCCGGTGCTGACCGTGAGGAAATGA
- a CDS encoding efflux RND transporter periplasmic adaptor subunit, with the protein MTAKMQRGLWAVALLLVVAGATWLAWRWFAPSGLPEGILEGYGRIEGTEVTVSSKVSGRLAKMAVTEGDRVEAGALIAELSAEEIQARLAQAGGRLRAAEQRIKELSARLETLEHHAVTARADHQRNQTLARSGAISRQQLDASENAVRAAEGELVATRELLGAARGEATAARAARDEAQAVAAETRISAPVSGTVTTRAAEVGEFVFPGKPLVVLVDLARPYLRIYLPERDIGKVKLGDPARVYVDSFPDRPFEATVTEVANKAEFTPKDVHMPDERVTLVYSVKLEIKNPEGILKPGMPADALVRWLPEAEWGR; encoded by the coding sequence GTGACGGCGAAGATGCAACGAGGGCTTTGGGCGGTGGCGCTCTTGCTTGTGGTGGCCGGCGCGACTTGGCTTGCGTGGCGCTGGTTTGCGCCGTCTGGTTTGCCGGAGGGCATCCTGGAGGGGTATGGCCGGATCGAGGGGACGGAGGTCACGGTGAGCAGCAAGGTGTCGGGACGCCTCGCCAAGATGGCGGTCACAGAAGGCGATCGCGTGGAGGCGGGGGCGCTGATCGCGGAGCTCTCGGCCGAGGAGATCCAGGCGCGCCTGGCTCAGGCGGGAGGCCGGCTGCGGGCCGCCGAGCAACGGATCAAAGAGCTCTCCGCACGCCTGGAGACTCTGGAACACCACGCGGTCACGGCGCGTGCCGATCACCAGCGCAATCAAACCCTGGCGCGCAGTGGAGCCATCTCCCGACAGCAACTCGACGCGTCGGAGAACGCGGTACGCGCAGCCGAGGGGGAACTCGTTGCCACGCGCGAGCTGTTGGGCGCGGCCCGGGGCGAGGCGACCGCGGCTCGAGCCGCGAGGGACGAGGCGCAGGCCGTCGCGGCCGAGACGCGCATCAGCGCACCCGTGTCGGGCACGGTGACCACCAGGGCGGCGGAGGTGGGCGAGTTCGTGTTCCCCGGCAAGCCCCTGGTGGTGCTCGTGGATCTGGCCAGACCGTATCTCCGCATCTACCTGCCGGAACGCGACATCGGCAAAGTCAAGCTCGGCGATCCCGCACGCGTGTACGTGGACTCGTTTCCCGACCGGCCGTTCGAGGCGACCGTGACGGAGGTTGCGAACAAGGCCGAGTTTACGCCCAAGGACGTGCACATGCCGGATGAGCGCGTGACCCTGGTGTACAGCGTCAAGCTGGAAATCAAAAACCCCGAGGGGATTCTCAAGCCGGGTATGCCGGCGGACGCGCTGGTCCGCTGGCTGCCCGAGGCCGAGTGGGGGCGATAG